A genomic segment from Diospyros lotus cultivar Yz01 chromosome 5, ASM1463336v1, whole genome shotgun sequence encodes:
- the LOC127802266 gene encoding uncharacterized protein LOC127802266: MGDDKALGPDGFIVKFFRKAWEIVGFDVVDAIRDFFSTVITKILANRIKLVLAGLVDKAQATFVLGRTITDNVLLSQELVFQYHLHKGPLRCAMKVDLAKAYDVVEWDFLLANGGQGLRQRDPLSPYLFVLVMQVLHGIVCQSTTNSNLQFHWKYEQFRLVMLMFVDDLLLFSHGDPDSVRLLKSCLERFSAMSGLKANFSKSDCFISCTDEALREDLFNASGF, translated from the exons ATGGGTGATGATAAAGCCCTTGGGCCAGATGgttttattgttaaattttttcgAAAGGCCTGGGAAATTGTGGGTTTTGATGTGGTGGATGCAATCCGTGATTTCTTCTCTACGG TCATTACTAAGATCCTGGCCAATAGGATTAAGCTAGTGCTTGCGGGTTTGGTGGATAAAGCTCAAGCAACTTTTGTGCTTGGGAGGACTATTACTGATAATGTCCTTCTATCCCAAGAGTTAGTTTTTCAATACCATCTCCATAAGGGTCCTCTTCGCTGTGCGATGAAGGTGGATTTAGCTAAAGCGTATGATGTAGTGGAATGGGATTTCCTCCTAGCTAatg GAGGTCAAGGTTTAAGGCAAAGGGACCCCCTTTCCCCTTACCTATTTGTTCTTGTGATGCAAGTCTTACATGGTATTGTGTGCCAAAGTACGACAAATTCAAACTTACAGTTTCATTGGAAATACGAGCAGTTTCGGCTTGTAATGCTTATGTTTGTAGACGATCTGCTTCTATTCTCTCATGGAGACCCTGATTCTGTGAGGTTATTGAAGTCTTGCTTGGAGAGGTTTTCTGCTATGTCTGGTCTTAAAGCTAACTTTTCGAAGAGTGATTGCTTTATTTCATGTACAGATGAAGCTTTGAGAGAAGATTTGTTTAATGCCTCGGGGTTCTGA
- the LOC127802008 gene encoding pathogenesis-related protein 1B-like, with amino-acid sequence MGLNPKRAMHDISMVSLILCFIIILAKPHTSHAQNTQQEYLDAHNMARSEVGVGGLVWDDTVAAYALNYANQRAGDCAMMHSNGPYGENLFSGYGKEWTATDAVNSWVSEKAYYDHASNSCAQDQVCGHYTQVVWRNSVSLGCARVQCSNGWWFITCNYNPPGNVNGQSPY; translated from the coding sequence ATGGGGTTGAACCCTAAAAGAGCAATGCACGACATCTCGATGGTGTCTCTCATCCTTTGTTTCATCATCATCCTAGCAAAGCCCCACACCTCTCATGCCCAAAACACCCAGCAAGAGTACCTTGACGCCCACAACATGGCTCGCTCCGAGGTGGGCGTGGGAGGCTTGGTATGGGACGACACTGTCGCCGCTTATGCCCTAAACTACGCCAACCAAAGGGCCGGCGACTGCGCCATGATGCACTCCAATGGACCATACGGCGAGAACCTCTTCTCTGGTTACGGCAAAGAGTGGACCGCCACCGACGCAGTGAATTCTTGGGTCTCGGAGAAGGCCTACTACGATCACGCCTCAAATTCTTGCGCTCAGGATCAGGTGTGCGGGCACTATACACAGGTTGTGTGGCGGAACTCAGTTAGCCTTGGCTGTGCTAGGGTTCAGTGCAGTAATGGCTGGTGGTTCATCACTTGCAACTATAATCCCCCCGGCAATGTTAATGGCCAATCCCCATACTAG